The Deltaproteobacteria bacterium DNA segment CTCTCCGGCGTCGACAAGGCGGCCATATTCCTCATGTACCTCGGCGAGGACGTGGCCTCCGAGGTCTTCAAGCACCTCTCGACAAACGAGATACAGAGCCTGAGCTCCGCCATCGTGAAGGCCGGAGAGATAACGAGGGAGATGGTCGAGGAGGTGGACAGGGAGTTCCTCGAGACGGTGGAGAGCTCCGGGGTGCTCGTCGAGGGGAGCGACTTCGCGCGCAACGCCCTCATCAAGGCCCTTGGACCGGAGAAGGCCGAGGCCATCCTCGAGCGCGCCGGATACGATGCCGGCGAGGGAGGCATCGAGGCGCTCAAGGGGCTTGCGCCGGCCATGGTGGCCGACATGCTCAAGCTCGAGCATCCCCAGATAATCGCCCTCATAATGGTCTACCTCGACCCCGAACATGCGGCCCAGGTGCTCGAACACTTTCCCGAGAGGCTGCGCGGCGAGGTCATGCTGCGGGTGGCCACCCTGGACAGGATCCCCTATTCGGCGCTCAAGGAGCTCGAGGAGGTGGTGAGAAACCAGGTCGTCGATGCGAGCACCGGTGGACAGGGCCGCGCCGTGGACGGCGTGAAGGCGGCCGCCGAGATAATGAACCAGGTCGGCGCCTCGCTCGAGGGCTCCATAATCGGGACCATAGAGAAGGCCAGCCCCGACATAGCCACCAGGATACAGGAGAAGATGTTCGTCTTCTCCGACCTCATGATAGTGGACGACAAGGGACTCCAGCAGGTCTTGAAGGAGCTCAGCACCGACACGCTCACCATGGCGCTCAAGGGCGCCGACGACGCCCTCAAGGAGAAGTTCTTC contains these protein-coding regions:
- the fliG gene encoding flagellar motor switch protein FliG produces the protein MAKEDKLSGVDKAAIFLMYLGEDVASEVFKHLSTNEIQSLSSAIVKAGEITREMVEEVDREFLETVESSGVLVEGSDFARNALIKALGPEKAEAILERAGYDAGEGGIEALKGLAPAMVADMLKLEHPQIIALIMVYLDPEHAAQVLEHFPERLRGEVMLRVATLDRIPYSALKELEEVVRNQVVDASTGGQGRAVDGVKAAAEIMNQVGASLEGSIIGTIEKASPDIATRIQEKMFVFSDLMIVDDKGLQQVLKELSTDTLTMALKGADDALKEKFFSNMSERAAEMLKEDLESKGPVKLSDVEAAQQEIVKVARRLEQEGKLMREGRGGGGGEVYV